The Streptomyces luteogriseus genome includes a window with the following:
- a CDS encoding phosphatase domain-containing protein, which yields MKITIYGWSIRLGGVSDDCSREPLAVFDLDNTLADTTHRQRFLERTPKDWNGFFSAAPQDPPVPEGVALLLERARDCEIVYLTGRPERCRRDTLEWLAAQGLPEGRVYMRRDADRRPARSTKLEILRRLARTREVRVLVDDDELVCADARRAGFTVVRADWVTRSAELKAAQEREGRT from the coding sequence ATGAAGATCACGATCTACGGCTGGAGTATTAGGCTGGGCGGCGTGAGTGACGATTGCAGCAGGGAACCGCTGGCCGTGTTCGACCTGGACAACACCCTCGCCGACACCACGCACCGGCAGAGGTTCCTGGAACGCACGCCGAAGGACTGGAACGGCTTCTTCTCGGCGGCGCCGCAGGACCCGCCCGTCCCTGAGGGCGTCGCCCTGCTCCTGGAGCGCGCGCGGGACTGCGAGATCGTCTACCTCACCGGGCGCCCCGAGCGCTGCCGGCGCGACACGCTGGAGTGGCTCGCCGCCCAAGGGCTGCCCGAGGGGCGCGTGTACATGCGGCGGGACGCCGACCGGCGGCCCGCCCGGTCCACCAAGCTGGAGATCCTGCGGCGGCTGGCCCGCACCCGCGAGGTCCGCGTCCTCGTGGACGACGACGAACTGGTCTGCGCGGACGCCCGGCGTGCGGGCTTCACCGTGGTACGGGCCGACTGGGTGACCCGGTCGGCCGAGTTGAAGGCGGCGCAGGAGCGCGAGGGGCGGACCTGA
- a CDS encoding dodecin, whose product MSNHTYRVTEIVGTSPDGVDQAVRNGIERASRTLHNLDWFEVTQVRGQLEDGQIAHWQVGLKVGFRLDESE is encoded by the coding sequence ATGTCGAACCACACCTACCGGGTCACGGAGATCGTCGGCACCTCACCGGACGGCGTCGACCAGGCCGTCCGCAACGGCATCGAGCGGGCCTCTCGGACGCTGCACAACCTGGACTGGTTCGAGGTGACGCAGGTGCGCGGCCAGCTCGAGGACGGGCAGATCGCCCACTGGCAGGTGGGGCTCAAGGTGGGCTTCCGGCTCGACGAGTCGGAGTAG
- the egtA gene encoding ergothioneine biosynthesis glutamate--cysteine ligase EgtA, which produces MSDSVSGCTRPRTSLSEAEVEALVRGICFKTGPPRRLGVEVEWLVHELRAPQLPVTPERLEGAYAALRSVPLKSALTVEPGGQLELSSPPADSLTDVITTVSADLDAVRAILREGGLALVGLGHDPWHEPRRFLRQPRYDAMEACLDRTGPAGRAMMCSSASVQVCLDAGHEEPGPLGLARRWWLAHHLGAVLVAAFANSPLAGHRPTGWLSTRQLMWTRIGAGRAGGPRLDSDPRGAWTRHVLDSPVMCVRRDGGPWDVPEGLTFRNWIRTGAPRPPTREDLEYHITTLFPPVRPRGHLELRMIDAQPGDNGWIVPLAVTAALFDDPEATETAYRAVKRLAERTLGLPAPHNPLWLDAARGGLADAELREVAVTCFTTALDALPRLGAAPEVVEAVTAYLDRYVVLGRCPADDLLDRQRGIDGRAHGRDFRP; this is translated from the coding sequence ATGTCCGATTCGGTAAGTGGCTGTACCCGGCCACGCACCTCACTGTCCGAAGCCGAGGTCGAGGCTCTCGTCCGCGGTATCTGCTTCAAGACCGGCCCGCCACGCCGCCTCGGCGTCGAGGTGGAATGGCTCGTCCACGAGCTGCGCGCACCGCAGCTCCCCGTCACACCCGAACGACTCGAAGGGGCCTACGCCGCCCTGCGGTCCGTGCCCCTGAAGTCGGCGCTCACCGTGGAACCCGGCGGCCAGCTGGAGCTGAGCTCACCCCCCGCCGACTCACTGACGGACGTCATCACCACCGTCTCCGCCGACCTCGACGCCGTCCGCGCGATTCTGCGCGAAGGCGGCCTCGCCCTTGTCGGCCTCGGCCACGATCCCTGGCACGAACCCCGCCGGTTCCTGCGTCAACCGCGCTACGACGCCATGGAGGCGTGCCTGGACCGCACGGGCCCCGCCGGCCGCGCCATGATGTGCTCCTCCGCCTCCGTGCAGGTGTGCCTGGACGCCGGCCACGAGGAGCCCGGACCGCTCGGCCTTGCGCGGCGCTGGTGGCTGGCCCACCATCTGGGCGCGGTCCTGGTGGCCGCGTTCGCCAACTCCCCGCTCGCCGGGCACCGGCCGACCGGCTGGCTGTCCACCCGGCAGCTGATGTGGACCCGGATCGGCGCCGGCCGGGCGGGCGGACCTCGGCTGGACTCCGACCCGCGCGGCGCCTGGACCCGGCATGTGCTGGACTCCCCCGTGATGTGCGTACGGCGGGACGGCGGTCCCTGGGACGTCCCCGAGGGCCTCACCTTCCGGAACTGGATCCGCACGGGCGCGCCCCGGCCGCCCACCCGGGAGGATCTCGAATACCACATCACGACGCTGTTCCCGCCGGTCAGGCCGCGCGGCCATCTCGAACTGCGCATGATCGACGCGCAGCCAGGCGACAACGGCTGGATCGTGCCGCTCGCCGTGACGGCGGCGCTGTTCGACGACCCGGAGGCCACCGAGACCGCCTACCGGGCCGTGAAGCGACTGGCCGAACGGACGCTGGGACTGCCCGCGCCGCACAACCCGCTGTGGCTCGACGCGGCCCGCGGCGGTTTGGCCGACGCGGAACTGCGCGAGGTGGCCGTCACCTGCTTCACGACCGCACTGGACGCCCTGCCCCGGCTCGGTGCCGCCCCCGAGGTCGTCGAGGCCGTCACGGCCTATCTGGACCGCTACGTCGTCCTGGGCCGCTGCCCCGCCGACGACCTGCTCGACCGACAGCGCGGCATCGACGGCCGCGCCCACGGAAGGGACTTCCGCCCATGA
- the rpmF gene encoding 50S ribosomal protein L32 — MAVPKRKMSRSNTRHRRAQWKAATPALVPVTVDGVRHLVPQNLVRAYERGLLRPDG; from the coding sequence ATGGCTGTCCCGAAGCGGAAGATGTCCCGCAGCAACACCCGCCACCGCCGCGCCCAGTGGAAGGCGGCCACCCCGGCGCTGGTCCCCGTCACCGTCGACGGAGTCCGTCACCTCGTCCCGCAGAACCTGGTCAGGGCCTACGAGCGCGGCCTGCTACGCCCCGACGGCTGA
- the egtD gene encoding L-histidine N(alpha)-methyltransferase — MSPFRLTRTLPEDTTGAALRADVHQGLTGRPKTLPPKWFYDAHGSDLFEKITELPEYYPTRAEREILLARSGDIAAATGARTLVELGSGSSEKTRHLLDALTGLHTYVPVDVSESALTQAGQALAAERPGLDVHALIADFTAELTLPDTPGPRLVAFLGGTIGNLLPAERAAFLASVRALLAPGDALLLGTDLVKDEEVLVRAYDDGAGVTAAFNKNVLTVINRELGADFEPAAFDHVAQWNAEHEWIEMRLRSRTAQTVKLPALDLAVDFTAGEEMRTEVSAKFRQEGVRAELSAAGLELAHWWTDGPGRFALSLSVAR, encoded by the coding sequence GTGAGCCCGTTCCGCCTCACCCGTACCCTGCCCGAGGACACCACGGGCGCCGCGCTGCGCGCCGACGTCCACCAGGGCCTGACCGGCCGCCCCAAGACCCTGCCGCCGAAGTGGTTCTACGACGCGCACGGCAGCGACCTGTTCGAGAAGATCACGGAACTCCCCGAGTACTACCCGACGCGCGCGGAGCGGGAGATCCTCCTCGCGCGCTCCGGCGACATCGCCGCGGCGACCGGGGCGCGCACCCTGGTCGAGCTCGGCTCCGGATCCTCGGAGAAGACCCGCCATCTGCTCGACGCCCTCACCGGCCTGCACACCTACGTCCCGGTCGACGTCAGCGAGAGCGCCCTCACCCAGGCCGGGCAGGCGCTCGCCGCCGAACGGCCGGGGCTGGACGTGCACGCGCTGATCGCCGACTTCACGGCGGAACTGACCCTGCCGGACACACCGGGGCCACGGCTGGTGGCGTTCCTGGGCGGCACGATCGGCAACCTGCTCCCCGCCGAACGCGCCGCGTTCCTGGCGTCGGTGCGTGCCCTGCTCGCCCCGGGCGACGCCCTGCTGCTGGGCACGGACCTGGTCAAGGACGAGGAGGTGCTGGTCCGGGCCTACGACGACGGGGCCGGGGTGACGGCCGCGTTCAACAAGAACGTCCTGACCGTGATCAACCGCGAGCTGGGCGCCGACTTCGAGCCCGCCGCGTTCGACCATGTGGCGCAGTGGAACGCGGAGCACGAATGGATCGAGATGCGGCTGCGCTCCCGTACGGCGCAGACGGTGAAGCTGCCGGCGCTCGATCTCGCCGTCGACTTCACCGCGGGTGAGGAGATGCGGACCGAGGTGTCGGCGAAGTTCCGGCAGGAGGGTGTGCGCGCCGAACTGTCCGCGGCGGGGCTGGAGCTGGCCCACTGGTGGACGGACGGCCCGGGCCGGTTCGCGCTGTCGCTGAGCGTGGCGCGCTGA
- a CDS encoding ABC transporter permease subunit has translation MNATKNGPRHGAGNASTTEATRRPRLSGMTWLVWRQHRAAFWTMIAATVLCAAWMIYQRAQMMDFLNAYGFPAKNLDDAEKKFEPYIGAFTSVTTGLTAIPIMLGVLLGAPLLAGDLENGTAKLIAAQSVSRNRWLATKLALTGLAVTVTTVTLSAVFAWWWNPIKLHYLDIDWTSREFFNTTGPAPVALSLLSVFGGVLIGVILRRTLAAMVVTLGFTVALQAVWGYFKLSLGDIVTATSKPVSPGTPITFPSVPRTAHWLDTSYVSGSGKLFDPGTTCTPMVREEVAAACMKKADIVGASTDYIPISQMSSMQWFGASILFALTAGIVVFLFFWGRKRLV, from the coding sequence ATGAACGCAACGAAGAACGGACCCAGGCACGGGGCCGGGAACGCGAGCACCACGGAGGCCACCCGGCGCCCCCGCCTGAGCGGCATGACCTGGCTGGTCTGGCGCCAGCACCGGGCCGCGTTCTGGACCATGATCGCCGCCACCGTGCTCTGCGCGGCCTGGATGATCTACCAGCGCGCCCAGATGATGGACTTCCTCAACGCCTACGGCTTTCCCGCCAAGAACCTCGACGACGCGGAGAAGAAGTTCGAGCCCTACATCGGCGCGTTCACTTCCGTCACCACGGGTCTCACGGCGATACCCATCATGCTCGGTGTCCTCCTCGGCGCCCCGCTGCTCGCAGGCGACCTGGAGAACGGCACGGCCAAGCTGATCGCCGCCCAGTCCGTGAGCCGCAACCGCTGGCTCGCCACGAAGCTGGCGCTGACCGGGCTGGCGGTGACGGTGACCACGGTCACGCTGTCGGCTGTGTTCGCCTGGTGGTGGAACCCCATCAAGCTCCATTACCTGGACATCGACTGGACCTCCCGGGAGTTCTTCAACACCACGGGCCCCGCGCCCGTCGCCCTCTCCCTCCTCTCCGTGTTCGGCGGGGTGCTGATCGGTGTGATCCTGCGCCGCACGCTGGCGGCCATGGTCGTGACCCTCGGATTCACCGTCGCCCTCCAGGCCGTCTGGGGCTACTTCAAGCTGTCGCTCGGCGACATCGTCACAGCCACCAGCAAGCCGGTCAGTCCCGGCACTCCGATCACCTTCCCCTCGGTGCCCCGCACCGCGCACTGGCTCGACACCTCGTATGTCAGCGGCAGCGGCAAACTGTTCGACCCCGGGACCACGTGTACGCCAATGGTGAGGGAAGAAGTGGCTGCGGCGTGCATGAAGAAAGCGGACATCGTCGGCGCGTCGACCGACTACATCCCCATATCGCAGATGAGCAGTATGCAGTGGTTCGGGGCGTCGATTCTGTTCGCCCTGACGGCGGGCATCGTGGTCTTCCTCTTCTTCTGGGGTCGTAAGCGGCTCGTCTGA
- a CDS encoding ABC transporter ATP-binding protein, with amino-acid sequence MYAGEPALEAHGLGMRYRRGWALRDCTFRLPAGRICGLVGPNGAGKTTLLNIAAHVLKPTQGSLSLFGEAPGSVESGRRTAFLAQEKPLFRRFTVAETLRLGRELNPGWDQRAAEDIVRAGNVPFDAKISTLSGGQRTRVAVALAFGKRPDLLLLDEPMADLDPVVRHELMGTLLAEAGERGTTVVMSTHVLAELENVCDFLLVVSGGGVRVAGDVDELMTMHTVVTGAREGEGLPDFLGYHTLVEARTSGRQFTALIRPEGPVTGPWEVAAPSMEELLLAYLRSPDAPPLITPTAQVQGQAFGAGTVAA; translated from the coding sequence ATGTACGCGGGGGAGCCGGCGCTTGAGGCACACGGACTGGGGATGCGCTACCGGCGGGGCTGGGCGCTGCGGGACTGCACCTTCCGGCTTCCGGCGGGCAGGATCTGCGGGCTGGTCGGCCCCAATGGGGCGGGCAAGACCACGTTGCTGAACATCGCGGCCCATGTCCTGAAGCCGACGCAGGGCTCGCTCAGTCTGTTCGGCGAGGCGCCGGGCTCGGTGGAGTCCGGCCGGCGTACGGCCTTCCTCGCGCAGGAGAAGCCGTTGTTCCGTCGCTTCACCGTGGCGGAGACCCTGCGGCTGGGGCGGGAGCTGAACCCCGGCTGGGACCAGCGCGCCGCCGAGGACATCGTCCGTGCGGGCAACGTGCCCTTCGACGCGAAGATCAGCACCCTCTCCGGTGGCCAGCGCACCCGCGTCGCCGTCGCCCTCGCCTTCGGCAAGCGCCCCGACCTGCTGCTGCTCGACGAGCCGATGGCGGACCTCGACCCGGTCGTGCGCCACGAACTCATGGGCACCCTCCTCGCCGAGGCCGGCGAGCGCGGCACCACCGTGGTGATGTCGACCCACGTACTCGCCGAGCTGGAGAACGTATGCGACTTCCTCCTCGTCGTCTCCGGCGGCGGAGTGCGCGTCGCCGGTGACGTGGACGAGCTGATGACCATGCACACCGTGGTCACCGGGGCCAGGGAGGGTGAGGGCCTGCCCGACTTCCTCGGGTACCACACCCTCGTCGAGGCCCGGACCAGCGGACGGCAGTTCACCGCGCTCATCCGCCCGGAGGGCCCGGTCACCGGCCCCTGGGAGGTGGCCGCCCCGAGCATGGAGGAACTCCTGCTCGCCTATCTCCGCTCACCCGACGCGCCACCGCTGATCACTCCCACTGCCCAGGTCCAGGGCCAGGCGTTCGGCGCCGGGACGGTGGCGGCGTGA
- a CDS encoding DUF485 domain-containing protein, translated as MSDHPEFHSLRRAQRRFGIRATMLSVGGFLLYVLLSSFVPAVMNQPLFGRLTLGLTLGLGQFAVMGVTAWCYVRHMRTRVDPLARGLRSRLYETESRRGRSAAPPQGAGQPLQHGTRGFRTW; from the coding sequence ATATCCGACCATCCCGAATTTCACTCTCTGCGCCGCGCGCAGCGCCGGTTCGGCATCCGGGCGACAATGCTGTCCGTCGGCGGATTCCTGCTGTATGTGCTGCTGTCGAGTTTTGTGCCCGCGGTGATGAACCAGCCGCTGTTCGGCCGCCTCACGCTCGGACTCACGCTCGGTCTCGGGCAGTTCGCCGTCATGGGCGTGACCGCCTGGTGCTACGTCCGGCACATGCGCACCCGGGTCGATCCGCTCGCCCGCGGCCTGAGGTCCCGGCTGTACGAGACCGAGAGCCGCCGCGGCCGTTCCGCGGCACCTCCCCAGGGCGCCGGGCAGCCGCTCCAGCACGGGACGAGGGGGTTCCGCACGTGGTGA
- a CDS encoding type II toxin-antitoxin system PemK/MazF family toxin, giving the protein MQRGEVWWVQFDERRLVVLLSGDDASGFQVMQVVAPAGLDVSGLGIEVTVGAGEGLPLEGVLRLAFRRPGFTPCTWLTTVSRDDLIERAAVLSSRKLSEIDDALRLAEQAQERTPATTAKLSEIRDALRRGELG; this is encoded by the coding sequence GTGCAACGTGGCGAAGTCTGGTGGGTCCAGTTCGACGAGCGGAGGTTGGTCGTACTGCTGTCAGGAGACGACGCGTCCGGGTTTCAGGTGATGCAGGTCGTCGCTCCGGCGGGCCTCGACGTCAGCGGTCTGGGCATCGAAGTGACGGTCGGCGCCGGTGAAGGGCTGCCGCTCGAAGGCGTGCTGCGGCTCGCGTTCCGGCGTCCAGGCTTCACCCCGTGCACGTGGCTGACCACCGTGTCCCGGGACGACCTGATAGAGCGGGCGGCCGTCCTGTCCTCCAGGAAGCTCAGCGAGATCGACGATGCCCTCCGACTCGCTGAACAAGCACAGGAGCGGACCCCGGCAACGACCGCGAAGCTCAGCGAGATAAGGGACGCCCTCCGTCGCGGTGAACTCGGGTAG
- the egtC gene encoding ergothioneine biosynthesis protein EgtC: MCRHVAYVGPEEALGRILVEPPHALYRQSWAPRHQRYGTVNADGFGVGWYAEGDPVPARYRRAGPIWADLSFADLARVVRSTGMLAAVRDATLSGADAEAAAAPFAAGTWLFSHNGAVKGWPGSLASVARTLPHEDLLSLEARNDSALVWALVLARLRGGDEEGRAMADTVLEVAAAAPGSRLNLLLTNGDTITATAWGDALWYLTRPGGGTVVASEPYDDDPHWQEVPDRTLLAASRTDVLLTPLKEPTDASVPAPFKEPRT; the protein is encoded by the coding sequence ATGTGCCGGCATGTGGCGTACGTGGGGCCGGAGGAAGCGCTGGGCCGGATCCTCGTGGAGCCCCCGCACGCGCTGTACCGGCAGTCGTGGGCGCCCCGGCACCAGCGGTACGGGACGGTCAACGCCGACGGTTTCGGCGTGGGCTGGTACGCCGAGGGCGACCCGGTGCCGGCCCGCTACCGCCGGGCCGGGCCGATCTGGGCCGACCTGTCGTTCGCCGATCTGGCCCGGGTCGTACGGTCCACCGGGATGCTCGCCGCGGTACGCGACGCGACCCTGTCGGGTGCGGACGCGGAGGCCGCGGCGGCGCCGTTCGCCGCGGGGACCTGGCTGTTCAGCCACAACGGGGCGGTGAAGGGCTGGCCCGGTTCGCTGGCGTCGGTGGCCCGGACGCTGCCGCACGAGGACCTGCTGTCGCTGGAGGCGCGCAACGACTCGGCGCTCGTGTGGGCGCTGGTGCTGGCGCGGCTGCGGGGCGGCGACGAGGAGGGCCGGGCCATGGCCGACACCGTCCTGGAGGTCGCCGCGGCGGCCCCCGGATCGCGGCTCAACCTGCTGCTCACCAACGGCGACACCATCACCGCGACCGCCTGGGGCGACGCCCTGTGGTACCTCACCCGGCCCGGCGGCGGCACCGTCGTGGCCTCCGAGCCCTATGACGACGATCCGCACTGGCAGGAGGTCCCCGACCGCACCCTGCTCGCGGCGAGCCGCACCGACGTGCTGCTGACGCCGCTCAAGGAGCCGACCGACGCCTCCGTGCCCGCACCCTTCAAGGAGCCCCGTACGTGA
- a CDS encoding GntR family transcriptional regulator, translating into MVAVEYRIDRRSGIPAFQQIVQQTKQALRLGVLVPGDRLPTAKEVSETSAVNPNTALKAYRELEREGLVEPRPGQGTFVRRTLGRPETGTDSPLYGELVAWMAKAAGAGLEQEDVAALVASALEKQYAPGTTAVAGVRTTRSTGE; encoded by the coding sequence GTGGTCGCCGTGGAGTACCGCATCGACAGGCGGAGCGGGATCCCCGCCTTCCAGCAGATCGTGCAGCAGACCAAGCAGGCCCTGCGGCTGGGCGTACTGGTGCCGGGCGACCGGCTGCCCACCGCCAAGGAGGTCTCCGAGACGAGCGCGGTCAACCCGAACACCGCCCTCAAGGCGTACCGCGAGCTGGAGCGCGAGGGCCTGGTCGAACCGCGACCGGGCCAGGGCACCTTCGTACGCCGCACGCTGGGCCGCCCCGAGACGGGCACCGACTCGCCGCTGTACGGGGAGTTGGTGGCGTGGATGGCGAAGGCGGCCGGGGCCGGTCTGGAGCAGGAGGACGTGGCCGCGCTGGTCGCGTCGGCGCTGGAGAAGCAGTACGCCCCCGGGACCACGGCGGTCGCGGGGGTCAGGACAACGAGGAGCACAGGTGAGTGA
- a CDS encoding sodium/solute symporter translates to MVSAAAIDDSSLQLTFVLFLTVVVITLFTALLTAPQRDEISEFYLGNRAMSPLRNGLAMCGDYLSAATLLGSTGLVALTGYDGLMYLGGTTVAWMMVLLLIAEPLHRTGRFTLGDTVALRLPRQQRPVRVALAVCILAIATLYLVAQLVGSVALLTQFTGVPSGTTRTLCVVVIGVFVILYASLGGMPGATVIQIIKAVMLVVGVLFTAGWVLHHFDWNPNLLLERASERSGSGLSFLQPGLRYGGTVSNKLDFLSLELAIVLGLAALPHVLMRLLTPRNSGVLRSSVLWAVGLVGAVCFGAGIMGLGATALLGRDTIESTDRTGNASVLLLAHELGGSVLTALLTCLAYLTLLAVAVGLTLAAASSLAHDLYSEVIRKGRASETEELTVARLSGAVIGVLGILLALVAWGANTATLAFLAFAIAASAILPTIVYTLFWRRFSAKGALLSLYGGLLCSVLLAAFSPVVSSAPGSFYPEADFAWFPLQNPGIVSIPAGFLLGWLGTVLDKGPAEEPAAHEEFEVRMLVGADD, encoded by the coding sequence GTGGTGAGCGCCGCCGCCATCGACGACAGCAGCCTGCAGCTGACGTTCGTCCTGTTCCTGACCGTGGTCGTGATCACCTTGTTCACGGCGCTGCTGACGGCTCCTCAGCGTGACGAGATCAGCGAGTTCTACCTCGGCAACCGTGCCATGTCGCCGCTGCGCAACGGTCTCGCCATGTGCGGCGACTACCTGTCGGCCGCCACCCTGCTGGGCAGCACCGGGCTGGTCGCGCTGACCGGCTACGACGGGCTGATGTACCTCGGCGGCACCACCGTCGCCTGGATGATGGTGCTGCTGCTGATCGCGGAACCCCTGCACCGCACGGGCAGGTTCACGCTGGGCGACACGGTGGCGCTGCGCCTGCCCCGGCAGCAGCGGCCGGTGCGGGTCGCGCTGGCGGTCTGCATCCTGGCCATCGCCACGCTCTATCTGGTGGCCCAACTCGTGGGCAGCGTAGCCCTGCTGACACAGTTCACCGGTGTGCCGAGCGGCACCACCCGCACCCTGTGCGTGGTCGTGATCGGCGTTTTCGTGATCCTGTACGCCTCCCTCGGCGGTATGCCCGGCGCGACGGTCATCCAGATCATCAAGGCCGTGATGCTGGTGGTGGGCGTGCTGTTCACCGCGGGCTGGGTGCTGCACCACTTCGACTGGAACCCCAACTTGCTGCTGGAGAGGGCGTCCGAACGCAGCGGGTCGGGCCTGAGCTTCCTCCAGCCCGGGCTGCGCTACGGCGGCACCGTCAGCAACAAACTGGACTTCCTCAGCCTCGAACTGGCCATCGTGCTCGGACTCGCCGCCCTCCCGCACGTGCTGATGCGGCTGCTCACCCCGCGCAACAGCGGCGTGCTGCGCTCTTCGGTGCTGTGGGCCGTCGGTCTGGTCGGCGCGGTCTGCTTCGGAGCCGGCATCATGGGGCTCGGCGCCACCGCGCTGCTCGGCCGGGACACCATCGAGAGCACGGACCGCACCGGCAACGCCTCCGTGCTGCTGCTCGCCCACGAGCTGGGCGGCAGTGTCCTGACCGCGCTGCTGACCTGTCTGGCGTATCTGACGCTGCTCGCCGTGGCGGTCGGCCTCACCCTGGCCGCGGCCTCCTCCCTCGCGCACGACCTGTACAGCGAGGTGATCCGCAAGGGCCGGGCGAGCGAGACGGAGGAGCTGACCGTCGCCCGGCTGTCCGGGGCCGTCATCGGCGTCCTCGGCATTCTGCTGGCCCTCGTCGCCTGGGGCGCGAACACCGCGACGCTCGCCTTCCTGGCCTTCGCCATCGCGGCGTCCGCGATCCTGCCGACGATCGTCTACACCCTGTTCTGGCGACGCTTCAGCGCGAAGGGCGCCCTGCTCAGCCTCTACGGCGGGCTGCTCTGCTCCGTCCTGCTGGCCGCCTTCTCCCCCGTCGTCTCCTCCGCCCCGGGCTCGTTCTACCCCGAGGCCGACTTCGCCTGGTTCCCGCTCCAGAACCCCGGCATCGTCTCCATCCCCGCGGGCTTCCTGCTGGGCTGGCTCGGCACGGTGCTCGACAAGGGCCCGGCCGAAGAACCCGCCGCCCACGAGGAGTTCGAGGTGCGGATGCTGGTGGGCGCCGACGACTGA
- the egtB gene encoding ergothioneine biosynthesis protein EgtB produces the protein MTDTDPAVDARAVDPEVLRERAVASLVVARDRTTLLTSCVEDPDLTAQHSPLMSPLVWDLAHIGNQEEQWLLRAVAGHEAIRPEIDGLYDAFEHPRAERPKLPLLSPAEARTYAADVRGRALDVLERHAFHGTRLTEAGFAFGMIAQHEQQHDETMLITHQLRTGPPALTAPDPEPAPLFTGPSEVLVPGGPFTMGTSGEPWALDNERPAHRREVAPFHIDTTPVTNGAYRAFIEDGGYDNPRWWTADGWAHIRKHGIDAPLFWRRDGKQFLRRRFGVTEVVPPDEPVLHVSWYEADAYARWAGRRLPTEAEWEKAARHDPAGDRSMRYPWGDDDPGPEHANLGQRHLRPAPAGSYPAGESPLGVRQLIGDVWEWTASDFLPYPGFRAFPYKEYSEVFFGPEYKVLRGGSFAVNAVACRGTFRNWDYPIRRQIFSGFRTARSEDG, from the coding sequence ATGACCGACACCGATCCCGCCGTCGACGCCCGGGCCGTCGACCCCGAGGTCCTCCGTGAGCGGGCGGTCGCCTCACTCGTCGTGGCCCGCGACCGCACCACCCTGCTGACGAGTTGCGTGGAGGATCCCGATCTGACCGCGCAGCACTCGCCGCTGATGTCGCCGCTGGTGTGGGACCTCGCGCACATCGGCAACCAGGAGGAGCAGTGGCTGCTGCGGGCCGTCGCCGGGCACGAGGCGATACGGCCCGAGATCGACGGCCTCTACGACGCCTTCGAGCACCCGCGCGCCGAGCGGCCGAAGCTGCCCCTGCTGTCGCCCGCGGAGGCCCGCACCTACGCGGCCGACGTCCGCGGAAGGGCACTGGACGTGCTGGAGCGGCACGCGTTCCACGGGACGCGGCTGACGGAGGCCGGGTTCGCCTTCGGGATGATCGCGCAGCACGAACAGCAGCACGACGAGACGATGCTGATCACCCATCAGCTGCGGACGGGCCCGCCGGCCCTGACGGCTCCCGACCCGGAGCCGGCACCGCTGTTCACGGGCCCGTCCGAAGTCCTCGTCCCGGGCGGCCCGTTCACGATGGGCACCTCCGGCGAGCCATGGGCCCTGGACAACGAACGCCCCGCGCACCGGCGCGAGGTCGCGCCCTTCCACATCGACACCACCCCGGTGACCAACGGCGCCTACCGGGCGTTCATCGAGGACGGCGGGTACGACAACCCGCGATGGTGGACGGCCGACGGCTGGGCGCACATCCGGAAGCACGGCATCGACGCCCCGCTGTTCTGGCGGCGTGACGGGAAGCAGTTCCTCAGGCGGCGGTTCGGCGTCACCGAGGTCGTCCCGCCGGACGAGCCCGTGCTGCACGTGAGCTGGTACGAGGCCGACGCCTACGCCCGCTGGGCGGGACGCCGGCTGCCCACCGAGGCGGAGTGGGAGAAGGCCGCCCGGCACGACCCGGCCGGCGACCGCTCGATGCGCTACCCGTGGGGCGACGACGACCCGGGGCCCGAGCACGCCAACCTCGGCCAGCGGCATCTGCGCCCGGCGCCCGCGGGGAGCTACCCGGCCGGCGAGTCGCCGCTCGGCGTACGGCAGTTGATCGGCGACGTGTGGGAGTGGACGGCGAGCGACTTCCTGCCGTACCCGGGGTTCAGGGCGTTCCCGTACAAGGAGTACTCGGAGGTCTTCTTCGGGCCCGAGTACAAGGTGCTGCGCGGCGGTTCCTTCGCGGTGAACGCGGTGGCCTGCCGGGGCACCTTCCGCAACTGGGACTATCCGATCCGGCGGCAGATCTTCTCCGGGTTCCGCACGGCCCGGTCGGAGGACGGCTGA